GCGCTTCGGGATCTGGTAAAAGTATGACTCTGCGTTGTATTGCTGGATTAGAAACGCCACGTAGAGGAAAAATAATTTTAAATGGACGGGTTTTATATGACTCCCAAAAAAGAATAAATCTGCCTAGTCAAGCTCGGCGGGTTGGTTTTTTATTTCAAAATTACGCCTTATTTCCTCATCTTACAGTTGCTCAAAATATTGCTTTTGGCTTACACAAGCATAAATCTACTGTGAGTATCAATCAAGAAATAGAAACACAACTAGCTGCTTTTCAATTGCAAGGGTTAGCCAAGCGATATCCTCATCAACTATCAGGAGGTCAGCAGCAACGGGTAGCTATGGCTAGGGCTTTAGCTAGTAAACCGGATGTATTGTTACTGGATGAACCTTTTTCGGCATTAGATACACACTTACGCAGTCAGTTAGAACAACAATTAATTGCCAGATTAGCTAATTATGAAGGAGTAACTTTATTTGTTACCCATAATCTTGAGGAAGCTTATCGAGTTTGTGAGAATTTATTGGTACTGGAACAGGGAAATGCGATCGCATTTGGTCGCAAACAAGATATTTTTGAACATCCAGCTAGTTTTAGCGTAGCCCAATTAACAGGGTGTAAAAACTTTTCTCGCGCTGTAGCTACAGAATTACAAAGAATCAAGGCAATTGATTGGGATTGTAGCCTGAATGTAGTTGAACCTATCCCAGATAAAATTAATTATGTAGGCATTCGCGCCCATCAATTAACCTTTCCTAAAGATATTAGCCAAGAAAATACTTTTCCTTGCTGGTTAGTAAATACTAGCGAAACACCCCATAGAATGACACTATATTTAAAACTTCATCAACCACCAACTAGCGCTCAAGATTACGATTTGCAAGCAGAAGTTTTTAAAGAAAAATGGGCAGTTCTCAAAGACCGCCCCTTTCCTTGGTTAATTCATTTGCATCCTTTACGGCTAATGTTGTTGCAGTAGGTACATTAGACTGTCATTGGTCATTGTTAATTGGTAAAGATTTTATGGGTGAACCATATAAATCAACGAATCTTTTAAATAACCACATGGTATCTTGATGAGAATGTTTACTTGAGTTAACTAAACGGTCTTTATGGGTTTGAGCTAACTTCTTTAAGTAAGGTAAATCTTCAAACAAAGTTAAACAAGAAGCAAAATGCAAAATCACTTGCAAGAAGAATTTTGGACATGGTATATTGCTGTAAATGTCTATTAAAAATTTATGCTCTGTTTCAGTAAGAGGAATAACATTAAAGATGACAACGATCCTTTTGTTATTGTATACTGGAATATTCAATTCAACAGTATAAGGCGTATGCAATACTAATTGCACTTCAACAATTGGCTGTCTCCAAATCCTCAAGACGTTAAATGGAGAATCTAAAACTGTTTGAAATTTTACCATTCCTCCAACCGTAGTTGGTTGGACATTGCTAACTTGAATTACCTTTAAGTTATTCAGGCTAAAACCATGAATTGTCTCTAAATGTTTTAAATTTAATAGGTGATAAATTTGACAGAGATAAGGAAAAGGTAAAAGATATTCTTGCCTAATCATGTGGTATTCGTGCAACTCAAGCATTCTCGCTTGTACTGCTTCTGCATATCCTCCTTGTTGAGCAGAATTTAAATTAGGGATATATTCTGTGAGTGTATCTACATTATCAGTAGCCAAGCTGGGTTCTGGTTTTAAAGACAGCCAACTTAAAAAGAAGAAAGAAGCTGTCAATAAATTGAGAATTTCTACTGGAGATAAATAACCATCAGCAAAAGCAGCAATACCGCGATCGCTAATTCCAAATAGCCAGGATGGAATACCAAACATCCATATACTATTTCTGAGCTTGGCTATTAATGCAGTAAATTCTAAATCTGGTTGATATTTGCGAGTTTCAATTTGATTTGGGATATCAGGCAACATTGTATTTTAAAAGGGTATTAAAAAAGCAATCAAACAGTCTTAAAGCAGACGGAATTACCCCAGTTAGGGACGCAAAAGTTAAACGAAATAAAATCTCGCTTAGAAGATGAGTAGATTCTTCCTGGGAATAAAAATTTACATGGAAGTAGTGATTGAGCAGCTAGATTACGTCCTGATTCTGACGCTAACAAATATTATTTTTAAATGCCCTCTATCCCAGGGTGATCAAGTATTTCTTCTGAAATTAGAAACTATCTTCAAAAAGAGCAATCGCCCTTTGTACTTCTAACCAACAAATAATCAAAACGGCTACTTTATTGAGTAATAACAAGCCACATAAAAGGAAAGCAAAGCTTATTGACAATTTGTAGGAGTGAAACATAGCCAGACGCACCAAAAATAAAAAAGCTAAGTGCTGATAGCTGAGTGCTGACCGCTATACAATATGATTTGGCAGTTGAGACAGGTACAGCGAAAAAGTGAAGCTATTTATTTACCACACCCCCGAACTTACCCCTGGATCTGAAGTGCCAGAATGTGCGATCGCTGTTGATGTCCTCCGCGCTACAACTACAATGGCAACAGCACTCAATGCAGGTGCAGAAGCAGTGCAAGTCTTCAGCGATCTAGAGAAACTGATGCAAGTCAGTGAAGAATGGCAACCAGATAAGCGTCTACGCGCTGGAGAAAGAGGCGGAAGCAAAGTAGCAGGTTGTGACTTGGGTAACTCTCCCCTCGACTGCACCCCAGAAGTTGTTCAAGGCAAACGCTTATTCATTACCACTACCAATGGCACCCGCGCCTTACAGCGAGTGCAAGATGCTTCCATAGTGTTAGCAGCAGCATTAATTAATCGCGCCACCGTTGTAGACTATGTGTTATCCCAACAACCAGAAACAGTTTGGATAGTCGGTTCTGGTTGGGAAGGCAGTTATTCCTTAGAAGATACAGTTTGTGCAGGTGCGATCGCGCACAGCTTACTAACACAACTTAACTGTCCGTTGAACGAACTAGCGGGAAATGATGAAGTTATCGCTGCGATCGCACTTTATCGCCAATGGCAAGATAACTTACTAGAAATGTTCCACCATGCCAGTCACGGTCAACGCTTGCTGCGCCTCAATTGCCATGAGGACTTAAAATATTGCTCTCAAACTGATATTTTGGATGTTTTACCTATCCAAAGAGAACCAGGAGTTTTAATCAAAAAAGCCTAAATCAAACATTGTAGTAAGAAAAATAAACAAAGAAATAACTGGACTGTTTTTATCAGTCCAGTTAGTTGGTCTTAAGGTCTGCAATTCAACTTGATGTCTCCTACCAAATTCCACTCAACTAACTCGGCTTTACTTTTAACGAAGATTACCTCTAATACAGGCGGTCAAACCCTTGGCAAGTCTTCGCTTCAGCTAATCTACTTATATTTACTTTTTAACCGGAATAAAGATGAATTAGAGAGCCGAACTTGATATTGATTTAATCATATAGTTAAATTATTTATCATGTATATTCCTATAGCAAGACCTAATATTTGGTATTGATGGACACATAGGTTTTTTAATCATCAATAAAAACGCGTAAATAATCTCATGGTTAGCTTTTAAATATCTACAACAATTCAATCTAACAATTAATTGCTAAATTTGACCTTAAAAGTATTAAATAATGACAACCATAAAATTAATCAGATTATTTTCATTAAGTCACTCTCGCTGTTATTAACTACTCAAACGTTCCATCAAACAGTTAGCAATGCGACGCGCTGCACCAGATTCTCCCATCCGCTTTGCTCCATTTTCAGCAATTAACTGTAACCTATCGGGATCGCGGAATAAACTTTGCACCGCAGTTGCCACATCAATAGGTTGTTTTACCAAAATTAAAGATAAACCTAGTAAACGACTTTGAGCCTCTGCAAAAGCCGGAGT
The genomic region above belongs to Oculatellaceae cyanobacterium and contains:
- the modB gene encoding molybdate ABC transporter permease subunit, with the translated sequence MQLELSPLWISLKTAGLATVITFFLGIAAARWMLETQLKAKPIIEGILIAPLVLPPTVVGFLLLLLFGKNSLIGQLLLKFGLSIIFSWQATVITATVVAFPLMYKTTLAAFEQIDVNLLGVARTLGASEWAVFWRVMLPLALPGIVAGTILSFTRALGEFGATLMLAGNIPGETQTIPMAIYFAVEAGDMQQALIWVLIILGISLSVLVAVNFWTGYQRRLIAGSKATIALLQPSVILPPNQLTIPTGSPADNINLFVDIEKPLPNFSLDISLSSARGVLGILGASGSGKSMTLRCIAGLETPRRGKIILNGRVLYDSQKRINLPSQARRVGFLFQNYALFPHLTVAQNIAFGLHKHKSTVSINQEIETQLAAFQLQGLAKRYPHQLSGGQQQRVAMARALASKPDVLLLDEPFSALDTHLRSQLEQQLIARLANYEGVTLFVTHNLEEAYRVCENLLVLEQGNAIAFGRKQDIFEHPASFSVAQLTGCKNFSRAVATELQRIKAIDWDCSLNVVEPIPDKINYVGIRAHQLTFPKDISQENTFPCWLVNTSETPHRMTLYLKLHQPPTSAQDYDLQAEVFKEKWAVLKDRPFPWLIHLHPLRLMLLQ
- a CDS encoding 2-phosphosulfolactate phosphatase family protein, which gives rise to MKLFIYHTPELTPGSEVPECAIAVDVLRATTTMATALNAGAEAVQVFSDLEKLMQVSEEWQPDKRLRAGERGGSKVAGCDLGNSPLDCTPEVVQGKRLFITTTNGTRALQRVQDASIVLAAALINRATVVDYVLSQQPETVWIVGSGWEGSYSLEDTVCAGAIAHSLLTQLNCPLNELAGNDEVIAAIALYRQWQDNLLEMFHHASHGQRLLRLNCHEDLKYCSQTDILDVLPIQREPGVLIKKA